The Pollutimonas sp. M17 sequence CGGGTGCGCACCCGCTACGCAGCCACTTATAAGCCCGACATCGATACCCGCCTGTGCCGCTTCGTCTGGCTGGGCACCGAACAGACCTTCGACGCGTTCACCTTCGCCTTCGTGCAGACCGAGCACGGCTGGTTCCAGGCGCATGCCTATCAGTTCGAGCCGGGCATGTCCACCTTCATCGTCGAAACGCTGGATGAAACCTGGAAGGCGGCCGGGCTCGATGCCATGACCCAGGAAGACGGCATCGCCTATTGCGAAAAGCTGTTCGCGCCCTGGCTGGGCGGGCATGCCCTGGTTTCGAATGCGGGCCACCTGCGCGGGTCGGCCATCTGGATACGGTTCCCGCGCGTCATCTGCGACACCTGGATACACGAGCAGGCGCTGCCCGGCGGACGCAGCGTTCCCGTGGTGCTGATGGGCGACGCCGCGCATACGGCGCACTTTTCCATCGGTTCGGGCACCAAGCTGGCGCTGGAAGACGCCATCGAGCTGCACCGGTCCATACTCTCGCACGGCGGCGACTTGCGGGCGGCGCTGCGCCACTACCAGGACGTGCGCAGCATCGAGGTGCTGAAGATACAGAACGCGGCACGCAATTCGACGGAATGGTTCGAGAACGTTGCGCGCTACGCGGGCTTCGAGCCCAGGCAGTTCGCCTATTCGCTGTTGACGCGATCGCAACGCATATCCCATGAGAACCTGCGCCTGCGCGATGCCCAATGGCTGGAGGGCTATGAGCACTGGCTGGCCGGCAAGGCCGGACTGAATGCGAATGGCGCGGGGCATCCGGTTCCGCCCATGCTCACGCCCTACAAGGCACGCGGCGTCACATTGAAGAATCGCATCGTCGTCTCGCCCATGGCGATGTACTCCAGCGTGGACGGCGTGCCGGGCGACTTCCATCTGGTGCACCTGGGCGGGCGCGCCATGGGCGGTGCGGGGCTGGTCATGGTCGAAATGACCTGCGTATCGCCACAGGCCCGAATAACCCCGGGGTGCCCGGGCCTTTGGACGGATGAACAGATGCAGGCGTTCAGGCGCATCGTGGATTTCGTCCATCGGAACAGCGACGCGCGCATCGGCATACAGCTGGGGCATGCGGGCCGCAAGGGGTCCACCCGCGTCAGTTGGGAAGGCACCGACATGCCGCTGCCCGAAGGCAACTGGCCGCTGGTGTCCGCATCGGCACTGCCGTATATAGCGGGGGTATCGCAGGTGCCCCAGGCCATGACGCGCGAGCAGATGGACGCGGTCCGCGACCAGTTCGCGGCGGCGGCCCGCCGCGCGGCCCAGGCGGGCTTCGATTGGCTGGAACTGCATTGCGCCCACGGCTACCTGCTTTCCAGCTTCATTTCGCCGCTGACCAACCAGCGCGACGATGAATATGGCGGCTCTCTGGACAACCGCCTGCGCTATCCGCTGGAAGTCTTCGACGCCGTAAGGGCGGCATGGCCCGAGGATCTGCCGATGTCGGTGCGGATCTCGGCGCACGACTGGGTCGATGGCGGGATCACGGCCGACGACGCCATACAGATCGCCTTGCGTTTCAAGCAGGCCGGCGCCGACATGCTGGACTGCTCCTCGGGGCAGGTCAGCAAGGCGGAGCAGCCGGTATACGGACGCATGTACCAGACTCCGTTCTCGGACCGCATCCGCAATGAAGCGGGCGTGCCGACGATAGCGGTGGGCGCGATCTTCGAGGCCGACCACGTCAACAGCATCATCGCGTCCGGGCGCGCCGACCTATGCGCGCTGGCGCGGCCCCACCTTGCCGATGCCGCCTGGACCCTGCGCGAGTCCGCGCGCATCGGCTACACCGATGTCAGCTGGCCGCGCCAGTACTTTCCCGCCAAGCGGCAACTGGAAACCAACTTCGAACGGGCGGCCGCCTACGCGCAGCCGTTGGCAAAATGAAATCAGCTCAACCATTGAACGGGCGGCATGCCCTGGTCACCGGCGGGTCGCGCGGAATAGGCTTTGCCGTCGCGCAGCAGCTGGCCGGCCTTGGCGCCCGCATAACCCTTATGGGACGGGATGCCGCCGCGCTGGACGAGGCGGCCGGCCGCCTTTCCGGACAGGCGCGCGTGGGCTTCGTGCGTGGCGACATCGCGCAGCGCGGCCAGGTCCTGCAGGCCTTCGCGCAGGCCAGGGAGGCCTTCGGCTCCATAGACATCCTGGTCAACAACGCGGGCCAGGCGGAAAGCCAGCGTTTCGACCGTGTCGATGAAGAAACATGGCAGCGCATGATCGCCGTCAATCTAAGCGGGACCTTCCACTGCATGCAGGCCGCGCTGCCCGACATGCTGGAACGCAAATGGGGCCGCATCGTCAATGTCGCCAGCACGGCGGGCCTGATCGGCTACGCCTATGTCAGCGCCTACTGCGCCGCCAAGCACGGCGTGATCGGCTTGACCCGGGCGCTGGCCCTTGAGGTCGCCCGCAAGGGAATCACGGTCAACGCGGTGTGCCCGGGCTACACCGAAACCGACATCGTCCATGGCGCCGTCGAGAACATCGTAAACAGGACGGGCGTGTCGCCCGACCAGGCCCGGGCCACGCTGGCCGAGCGCAATCCGCAGGGCAGGCTGGTACAGCCCGACGAGGTGGCCCGCGCCGTGGCGTGGCTATGCCTGCCGGACGCCGGGTCCATCAACGGGCAAGCCATCCCCGTGGACGGCGGCGAGGTCATGGCGGGTTGATCGCCGCCGGCCGGCGGCGGCTTGCCTTTTAGCGTTAACAGGCCCTAGGGGAAAAAGGAAACAGCATGCGGGAAACAGAACACACCATGGCGGGACACAAGCGTCCCTGTGCGGGCTACCAGGCCAGGAACTTCCTGTGGACCGCCTCGGAGGACGGCAAGGTGGCCACCATCACCCTGAACCGACCGGAACGCAAGAACCCCCTGACCTTCGATTCCTATGCCGAACTGCGCGACCTGTTCCGGGCGCTCGTCTACGCCACCGACATCAAGACCGTCGTCGTAACGGGCGCGGGCGGGAACTTCTGCTCCGGCGGCGACGTGCATGAAATCATCGGCCCGCTGACGCAAATGAGCGCGCCCGAACTGCTGGACTTCACCCGCATGACGGGCGACCTGGTCAAGGCCATGCGGGCCTGCCCTGCGCCTGTCATCTCGGCCGTGGACGGCATCTGCGCCGGCGCGGGGGCCATGATCGCCCTGGCTTCCGACCTGCGGCTGGGAACGCCGCAGGCGCGCACCGCCTTTCTGTTCACGCGCGTGGGCCTGGCGGGCGCCGACATGGGCGCCTGCACGCTTTTGCCGCGCATGATAGGGCAGGGGCGCGCGTCGGAGCTGCTGTACACCGGCCGCTCCATGAGCGCGCAAGAAGGGGTTGAATGGGGCTTCTTCAACAGCCTGCACGAATCCGGCCAGGTGCTGGACGCGGCGCAGGCGCTGGCGCGCCAGTTGGCGGACGGGCCCACTTTTGCGCATGGCATGACCAAGAAGCTGCTGCACCAGGAGTGGAACATGGGCGTGGACGAAGCCATCGAGGCCGAGGCGCAGGCCCAGGCCATCTGCATGCAGACCCGCGATTTCCGCCGCGCCTACGATGCCTTCGTGGCCAAGCGCAAGCCTGTGTTCGAGGGTGATTGAATGAGCGATATGAGCTGGCTCGACTGGCCTTTCTTCGACGCCCGCCACCAGCAACTGGCCTCGGGCCTGGAGAGCTGGTGCCGGGAGGGCCTGCAAGACATCGACCATGCGGACACCGATGCGGCCTGCCGCGGGCTGGTCGCGCAGCTGGGCCAGACCGGCTGGCTGCGATTTGCCGTGCCGCAAGGGCCGGAAGGCGCCTGGGGAGGGCGCTGGCCGGAAATCGATTCACGGTCTTTGTGCATACTGCGGGAAACGCTGGCCCGCCATGACGGCCTGGCCGACTTCGCCTTCGCCATGCAGGGTCTGGGCAGCGGCGCCATTTCACTTGCGGGCAGCGAGGCCCTGCGCCGCCGCTATCTGCCCGAGGTCGCCGCCGGCCGCGCCATTGCCGCTTTTGCGCTATCGGAACCGGAGGCGGGGTCGGACGTTGCCGCCATGTCGTGCTCCGCGGTTCAAGAGGGCGAAGACTATATCCTGAATGGCGAGAAAACCTGGATATCGAATGGCGGCATCGCCGACTTCTATTGCGTCTTCGCCCGGACCGGCGAGGCGCCGGGCGCGCGCGGCATCAGCGCGTTCGTGGTCGACGCGGACGCCCCCGGCCTGAACATCTCGGGGCGCATCGATGTCATTGCACCCCATCCGCTGGCGACCTTGCGCTTCGAGGATTGCCGTGTAAAGGCCGGCAACAGGCTGGGCGCGGCGGGGCAGGGATTCAAGATCGCCATGATGACCCTGGATATCTTCCGGGCATCGGTGGCGGCGGCGGCCCTGGGCTTTGCCCGCCGCGCCCTGGACGAGGCGGTGGCGCGCGCCAAGTCGCGGCGCATGTTCGGCCAGGCCCTGGCCGATCTGCAACTGACTCAGGCGGCGCTGGGCGACATGGCCTGCGAAATCGATGCCGCCGCCTTGCTGACCTACCGCGCGGCCTGGCTGCGCGACGTCAAGGGCGTGCGCACCACGCGTGAGGCGGCCATGGCCAAGATGGCGGCGACCGAGTCTGCGCAACGCGTCATCGACCGCGCCGTCCAGATGTTCGGCGGCGCGGGGGTGGTGTCGGGCGCGCCCGTCGAAAAACTGTACCGGGAGATCCGGGCGCTGCGCATCTATGAAGGCGCCACCGAGGTTCAGAAGCTGATCATCGCAAGGGAGCTGCTGAAGGGCGGCTAGGTTCCGGCGCGCTGCAAGCGACGCCGGCGCATGCACAAGAAGACAGGAGACGACAATGGAAGCATCCGCTCACATCGATACCTTTGCGCGGGATCATCTTCCGCCGCCCCGGGAATGGCCCGAGCTGCTGCTGGATGGCAACCCCGACGTGGCCTATCCGGCGCGGTTCAATTGCGCCTGCGTCCTGGTCGACGACCTGGTGGAGCAGGGGCATGGCGAACGCGTGGCCCTGCGCTGGCGCGAGGGCGCGGAACAGCGCGCGATGAGCTACCGCGAACTGATGGCGCTGACCAACCGCATTGCGCATGTACTGGTGGACGACATGGGCCTGCAGCCCGGCAACCGGGTTCTGCTGCGCGGGCCGAACAACCCCATGATGGCCGCGTGCTGGCTTGCCGCCGTCAAGGCGGGGCTGGTGACGGTCCCCACCATGCCCTTGCTGCGGGCCGTCGAATTGCAGAAAGTCATCAGCAAGGCGAAGGTCCAGGCGGTTCTGTGCGACGAGCGCCTGTGCGCCGAGATCATGCACTGCGCCGACCCGGCCCACCCCAGCCATTGCCCCGACCTGCGCCAGATACGCTATTTCCATAAGGACGGCCCCGAGGGCATCGAGGCGCTGGCCGCCGGCAAGCCCGCCGATTTCACGCCTTGCGACACCGCCGGCGACGATATCTGCCTGATTGCGTTTACCAGCGGCACCACGGGCAAGCCCAAGGGCTGCATGCATTTTCATCGCGACGTGCTGGCCATGTGCGACACCTTCTCGCGCCACACGCTGGGCATGCGCGCCCAGGACATCGTCTGCGGCACGCCGCCCCTGGCTTTCACCTTCGGCCTGGGAGGGCTGCTGTGCTTCCCGCTGCGCGTCGGCGCCTCCACGGTGCTGAGCGAAAGGCTGACGCCCGACGAGCTGCTGCAGACGGTGCAGGATTTCGGCGCCACCATGACCTTCACCGCGCCAACCTTCTATCGCCAGATGGCGGGCCAGGCGGGGAAGTACGATCTTTCCTCGCTCAAGAATTCGGTGTCGGCGGGCGAGGCCCTGCCCGATGCGACGCGGCAGCTCTGGAAGCAATGCACAGGCATCGAAATGATAGACGGCATCGGCGGCACGGAGATGATCCATGTGTACGTGTCGAGCTCCGGCAGCCAGGTGCGCGCCGGCGCCATCGGCAAGGCGGTGCCCGGCTACGTGGCCCGGGTGGTCGATGAGGATCTGCGGCCCGTGGCCAGCGGCGTGGCCGGCCGGCTGGCGGTGAAAGGCCCGACGGGCTGCCGCTATCTGGACGACGAGCGCCAGCGCGTCTTCGTTCAGCAGGGTTGGAACCTGCCCGGCGATACCTTCATCATGGACGACGACGGCTACCTGTATTACCAGGCGCGCAATGACGACATGATCATTTCCGCAGGCTACAACATCGCGGGCCCCGAGGTCGAAGGGACTTTGCTGCGGCACGAGGCCGTGGCCGAATGCGGCGTGGTGGGCCAGCCCGATGCCGAGCGCGGCAATATCGTCAAGGCCTATGTGGTGCTCAAGCCCGGCTTCGTGGGCGATGCCGCCATGGTCAAGGCCTTGCAGGAGCACGTCAAGGCCGCCATCGCGCCCTATAAGTATCCCCGGTCCATTGAGTTCATGGATAGCCTGCCCCGGACCGAAACCGGCAAATTGCAGCGCTTCGTCCTGCGCAACAGATCAACCCAATAAGGAAAACGGCATGGAGTTTCTGCATCCCCCAGGCTGGCTGGAGCCCCGCGGCTACGCCAACGGCATCATGACGGAGATGAAG is a genomic window containing:
- a CDS encoding bifunctional salicylyl-CoA 5-hydroxylase/oxidoreductase; this encodes MKIACIGGGPAGLYFGLLMKLADAGHEVAVIERNRPYDTFGWGVVFSDATLDNLKEADPVSAEQISAAFNHWDDIEIHYKGQSMRSSGHGFIGIGRKKLLNILQARCEELGVNLVFETDVGDDQAIAEKYQADLVIAADGLNSRVRTRYAATYKPDIDTRLCRFVWLGTEQTFDAFTFAFVQTEHGWFQAHAYQFEPGMSTFIVETLDETWKAAGLDAMTQEDGIAYCEKLFAPWLGGHALVSNAGHLRGSAIWIRFPRVICDTWIHEQALPGGRSVPVVLMGDAAHTAHFSIGSGTKLALEDAIELHRSILSHGGDLRAALRHYQDVRSIEVLKIQNAARNSTEWFENVARYAGFEPRQFAYSLLTRSQRISHENLRLRDAQWLEGYEHWLAGKAGLNANGAGHPVPPMLTPYKARGVTLKNRIVVSPMAMYSSVDGVPGDFHLVHLGGRAMGGAGLVMVEMTCVSPQARITPGCPGLWTDEQMQAFRRIVDFVHRNSDARIGIQLGHAGRKGSTRVSWEGTDMPLPEGNWPLVSASALPYIAGVSQVPQAMTREQMDAVRDQFAAAARRAAQAGFDWLELHCAHGYLLSSFISPLTNQRDDEYGGSLDNRLRYPLEVFDAVRAAWPEDLPMSVRISAHDWVDGGITADDAIQIALRFKQAGADMLDCSSGQVSKAEQPVYGRMYQTPFSDRIRNEAGVPTIAVGAIFEADHVNSIIASGRADLCALARPHLADAAWTLRESARIGYTDVSWPRQYFPAKRQLETNFERAAAYAQPLAK
- a CDS encoding enoyl-CoA hydratase family protein; protein product: MRETEHTMAGHKRPCAGYQARNFLWTASEDGKVATITLNRPERKNPLTFDSYAELRDLFRALVYATDIKTVVVTGAGGNFCSGGDVHEIIGPLTQMSAPELLDFTRMTGDLVKAMRACPAPVISAVDGICAGAGAMIALASDLRLGTPQARTAFLFTRVGLAGADMGACTLLPRMIGQGRASELLYTGRSMSAQEGVEWGFFNSLHESGQVLDAAQALARQLADGPTFAHGMTKKLLHQEWNMGVDEAIEAEAQAQAICMQTRDFRRAYDAFVAKRKPVFEGD
- a CDS encoding AMP-binding protein, with translation MEASAHIDTFARDHLPPPREWPELLLDGNPDVAYPARFNCACVLVDDLVEQGHGERVALRWREGAEQRAMSYRELMALTNRIAHVLVDDMGLQPGNRVLLRGPNNPMMAACWLAAVKAGLVTVPTMPLLRAVELQKVISKAKVQAVLCDERLCAEIMHCADPAHPSHCPDLRQIRYFHKDGPEGIEALAAGKPADFTPCDTAGDDICLIAFTSGTTGKPKGCMHFHRDVLAMCDTFSRHTLGMRAQDIVCGTPPLAFTFGLGGLLCFPLRVGASTVLSERLTPDELLQTVQDFGATMTFTAPTFYRQMAGQAGKYDLSSLKNSVSAGEALPDATRQLWKQCTGIEMIDGIGGTEMIHVYVSSSGSQVRAGAIGKAVPGYVARVVDEDLRPVASGVAGRLAVKGPTGCRYLDDERQRVFVQQGWNLPGDTFIMDDDGYLYYQARNDDMIISAGYNIAGPEVEGTLLRHEAVAECGVVGQPDAERGNIVKAYVVLKPGFVGDAAMVKALQEHVKAAIAPYKYPRSIEFMDSLPRTETGKLQRFVLRNRSTQ
- a CDS encoding SDR family NAD(P)-dependent oxidoreductase, with the protein product MKSAQPLNGRHALVTGGSRGIGFAVAQQLAGLGARITLMGRDAAALDEAAGRLSGQARVGFVRGDIAQRGQVLQAFAQAREAFGSIDILVNNAGQAESQRFDRVDEETWQRMIAVNLSGTFHCMQAALPDMLERKWGRIVNVASTAGLIGYAYVSAYCAAKHGVIGLTRALALEVARKGITVNAVCPGYTETDIVHGAVENIVNRTGVSPDQARATLAERNPQGRLVQPDEVARAVAWLCLPDAGSINGQAIPVDGGEVMAG
- a CDS encoding acyl-CoA dehydrogenase family protein, with amino-acid sequence MSDMSWLDWPFFDARHQQLASGLESWCREGLQDIDHADTDAACRGLVAQLGQTGWLRFAVPQGPEGAWGGRWPEIDSRSLCILRETLARHDGLADFAFAMQGLGSGAISLAGSEALRRRYLPEVAAGRAIAAFALSEPEAGSDVAAMSCSAVQEGEDYILNGEKTWISNGGIADFYCVFARTGEAPGARGISAFVVDADAPGLNISGRIDVIAPHPLATLRFEDCRVKAGNRLGAAGQGFKIAMMTLDIFRASVAAAALGFARRALDEAVARAKSRRMFGQALADLQLTQAALGDMACEIDAAALLTYRAAWLRDVKGVRTTREAAMAKMAATESAQRVIDRAVQMFGGAGVVSGAPVEKLYREIRALRIYEGATEVQKLIIARELLKGG